In Anguilla rostrata isolate EN2019 chromosome 1, ASM1855537v3, whole genome shotgun sequence, a genomic segment contains:
- the haus2 gene encoding HAUS augmin-like complex subunit 2, whose translation MNPWDPVPYSVTPAAQVLARCVASGVLAQRDLDAVPRDTNVFSPRLIVAEQVADLKRQFDVKNLEMELLKLEKESADVTHSFFLSQRFAALQQFTSHLQEVLREQASLRQRLMKPLCLQNLPIEANLHRYVVELIGMVMDLIENMESKVKITRSFPSLGPTMTSLDNAVAQLLTQVAEVEELAGQVLQWKDLQHHMFTTNNQTST comes from the exons ATGAATCCTTGGGACCCTGTGCCATATTCCGTGACTCCCGCTGCTCAGGTCCTTGCGAGATGTGTTGCATCAGGTGTTTTGGCTCAG CGGGATCTTGACGCGGTCCCAAGAGACACCAACGTCTTCTCTCCACGTCTCATTGTAGCTGAACAAGTTGCAGACTTGAAAAGGCAGTTTGACGTG aaaAACCTGGAGATGGAGCTGTTGAAGCTTGAGAAAGAGAGCGCAGACGTAACCCACAGTTTCTTCCTGA gCCAGAGATTTGCTGCCCTGCAGCAGTTTACTTCACATCTGCAGGAGGTGCTCAGGGAGCAGGCAAGTCTACGTCAGAGACTGATGAAGCCTCTGTGCCTGCAGAACCTGCCCATAGAGGCCAATCTGCACAG GTATGTGGTGGAGCTCATAGGTATGGTGATGGACCTGATTGAGAACATGGAGAGCAAGGTGAAGATTACTCGCTCCTTCCCTTCCCTTGGCCCGACCATGACCAGCCTG GACAATGCTGTGGCCCAGCTGCTGACTCAAGTGGCTGAGGTTGAGGAGCTGGCTGGACAGGTGTTACAGTGGAAAGACCTGCAGCACCACATGTTCACCACTAATAACCAGACCTCCACCTGA
- the heatr4 gene encoding HEAT repeat-containing protein 4, which translates to MTSAPIKYTETPLQFRDCLSPHTSNYVSQTENSSQQLPIAGILLPELRGSTKKQNGVTVDSDAQHQKHRQQGFPCGTEKGTELPEAGVVPRVQVGDSTNNCAAEMSSRTPDGSRMDRRLPHVKIIGLLWQPPGHNPTVDLSLLRCAVEEWIITLKIETSWLNITTEGLKKAFSDPDHNVRLEAIATCALRAVYGARVDQDPPSTVDHVLQPLLLSALDDDHVWVQMAAAVCQYAMGMPSLQAREILQSTLQRGADADIWLAAQCLAAGGGTSLPVIQVLLSRLFGSEVQREQEQATALLANISSKTTLVRTLLAKELNCANWRNRVLACKTIAQLKGPINKDLVNKLTQLMWKDCHSEARQAAAQTLGALGRGRELHNELRVQLEEGPSLLRVEALVLLAQLKIMTPRLLPSFLSCLRDDFAAVRKQACLTAAALCTKDQAIVNQLIELSQDDPVWGVKVAAIDALGEIGCLTPPLQKILLLAIQCEKEPEVRIAACEAIRILRVDVPELQPLLQQRLLLENHPQVHRHIESLMKSYGFPIEGDENLVLKIKDQVQKLCSKRIITGKVLLLEELHDSQQQQKRFLGHSAQPDSPPQSMTQLLQARCRELNHTSSAATISRATDNNAGIQVCLGPGFCHSHRVF; encoded by the exons ATGACCTCTGCGCCCATCAAATACACTGAAACCCCCCTGCAGTTTCGGGATTGCCTGAGCCCCCACACAAGCAACTATGTCAGCCAGACTGAGAACAGCTCCCAACAGCTACCCATCGCTG GCATATTGTTGCCAGAGCTCCGGGGCAGTACGAAGAAGCAGAATGGCGTCACTGTGGACAGCGATGCACAGCACCAGAAGCACCGCCAGCAAGGTTTCCCCTGTGGAACAGAGAAGGGGACTGAGCTCCCTGAGGCAGGAG TGGTCCCAAGAGTGCAGGTGGGGGACTCCACAAATAACTGTGCTGCAGAGATGAGTTCCAGGACCCCTGATGGCAGCAGGATGGACAGAAGGTTGCCCCATGTGAAAATCATAGGGCTACTCTGGCAGCCACCTGGCCACAACCCCACTGTGGACCTCTCTCTGCTCCGCTGTGCTGTGGAGGAGTGGATCATCACACTGAAGATCG AGACTTCTTGGCTGAACATTACCACTGAGGGGCTGAAGAAAGCGTTTTCCGATCCTGATCATAATGTTCGGCTGGAGGCCATAGCAACCTGTGCCTTGAGGGCTGTATATGGGGCAAGAGTGGATCAGGACCCTCCCAGCACTG TTGACCATGTTCTGCAGCCCCTCCTGCTGTCTGCCCTGGATGATGACCATGTGTGGGTTCAAATGGCAGCTGCAGTGTGCCAGTATGCCATGGGCATGCCAAGCCTGCAGGCCAGAGAAATCCTTCAGAGTACACTCCAGAGAG GTGCAGATGCAGATATTTGGCTGGCAGCACAGTGTCTGGCGGCAGGGGGAGGGACCAGTCTGCCTGTCATACAGGTCCTCCTTTCCCGGCTCTTTGGGAGTGAGGTGcagagggaacaggagcaggccACCGCACTTCTGGCCAACATAAGCAGCAAGACT ACTCTAGTGCGTACCCTGCTGGCCAAGGAGCTGAACTGCGCTAACTGGAGAAACCGAGTCCTGGCTTGCAAAACAATTGCTCAGCTCAAGGGCCCCATCAACAAA GACCTGGTGAACAAGCTGACGCAGCTCATGTGGAAGGACTGCCACAGTGAGGCCCGGCAGGCCGCCGCCCAGACGCTGGGGGCACTAGGACGAGGCAGGGAGCTGCACAATGAGCTGAG ggtgcagctggaggaggggccgTCCTTACTGCGGGTGGAAGCTCTGGTCCTCCTGGCACAGCTGAAGATCATGACGCCCAGGCTACTGCCCAGCTTCCTGAGCTGCCTCCGGGATGACTTTGCGGCCGTGCGGAAACAAGCCTGTTTGACCGCCGCTGCACTGTGCACGAAAGACCAGGCG aTTGTGAATCAGCTTATTGAGTTAAGTCAAGATGATCCAGTCTGGGGGGTTAAAGTTGCAGCTATTGATG CTCTGGGAGAGATTGGCTGCCTGACTCCTCCCCTCCAGAAGATCTTGCTGCTGGCCATACAGTGTGAGAAGGAGCCTGAGGTCCGCATTGCTGCCTGTGAGGCCATCAGAATCCTACGAGTTGACGTGCCAGAGCTGCAGCCCCTTTTAcagcagcgcctcctgctggagaATCACCCGCAGGTCCACAG ACACATTGAGAGTCTCATGAAAAGCTACGGTTTCCCAATCGAAGGAGACGAGAACTTGGTCCTGAAAATCAAAGACCAG GTTCAGAAGCTATGCTCAAAGCGCATCATCACAGGGaaggtgctgctgctggaggaacTGCACGACTCACAGCAGCAACAGAAGCGTTTCCTAGGCCACAGTGCCCAGCCCGACTCCCCACCCCAATCCATGACTCAGCTGCTGCAGGCTCGCTGCAGGG AGCTGAACCACACCTCCTCTGCGGCCACCATCTCCAGGGCCACAGATAACAATGCTGGGATTCAGGTATGCCTTGGCCCCGGTTTCTGCCACAGTCACAGGGTGTTCTAG